In Arachis hypogaea cultivar Tifrunner chromosome 17, arahy.Tifrunner.gnm2.J5K5, whole genome shotgun sequence, a single window of DNA contains:
- the LOC140180487 gene encoding uncharacterized protein, protein MAGVGVTPPKREDSKKDEDGSNKGPSPYDLSVSDDPGNVITQVQLRGENYEEWARAVKVSLRARRKWGFLDGTHKKPQEGASEMEDWWTVQSMLVSWVMNTIEPRLRSTISYTEDAKDLWEEIKERFSIVNGPRIQQLKAELAECKQQGLAMVEYYGKLKTLWDELANHEPVLRCSCGGCKCDIGSRLDKRREEEKVHQFLMGLEDVSYGTVRSNILATDPLPSLNRVYATLVQEERMKMISRTKEDKGSLMGLAVHTGYKHKSRNEIKPLVCSHCGRTGHEIKGCFQLIGYPEWWGDRSRDEKGSNTKTSHKQGGRLRGGLSYVPTQHKPQQKNQVTMKKK, encoded by the coding sequence ATGGCTGGAGTAGGTGTGACTCCTCCAAAAAGAGAGGATTCAAAAAAGGACGAAGATGGATCCAACAAAGGACCATCGCCTTATGATCTGAGCGTTAGCGACGATCCTGGAAACGTAATCACACAAGTGCAATTACGAGGAGAGAACTACGAAGAATGGGCTCGAGCTGTGAAGGTGTCGCTACGTGCTAGGAGAAAGTGGGGGTTTCTAGATGGAACTCACAAGAAGCCACAAGAAGGGGCATCTGAAATGGAGGATTGGTGGACGGTTCAATCCATGCTTGTCTCATGGGTGATGAATACGATTGAGCCACGGCTGCGCTCTACCATCTCATACACTGAAGATGCAAAGGATCTCTGGGAAGAAATCAAGGAGCGATTTTCCATCGTGAATGGTCCTAGAATTCAACAATTGAAAGCTGAACTTGCCGAGTGCAAACAACAAGGACTGGCTATGGTGGAATACTATGGAAAACTGAAGACTCTTTGGGATGAGTTGGCAAACCATGAACCAGTGCTTAGATGCTCTTGCGGAGGCTGCAAGTGTGACATTGGGTCACGATTAGataagagaagggaagaagaaaaggtgcATCAATTTCTAATGGGGTTAGAAGACGTAAGCTATGGCACAGTACGATCTAATATTCTCGCAACGGATCCTCTACCTTCTCTCAACAGGGTGTATGCAACTTTGGTACAGGAAGAGAGAATGAAGATGATCAGCAGAACCAAGGAAGACAAAGGAAGCTTAATGGGACTGGCAGTACACACTGGGTACAAGCACAAAAGCCGAAATGAAATAAAGCCACTCGTATGTTCTCACTGCGGAAGAACAGGACACGAGATCAAGGGGTGCTTTCAACTGATTGGGTATCCGGAATGGTGGGGAGATCGATCTCGAGACGAAAAGGGAAGCAACACCAAGACCTCGCATAAGCAGGGAGGACGCTTGCGAGGGGGGCTGTCATACGTGCCAACACAGCACAAGCCACAACAGAAAAATCAAGTAACCATGAAGAAGAAATAG